The Pantoea vagans genome includes a window with the following:
- the rsmG gene encoding 16S rRNA (guanine(527)-N(7))-methyltransferase RsmG encodes MINKLSQLLAAANISLTDQQKQQLVGYVELLHKWNKAYNLTSVRDPQQMLVRHILDSVVVEPHLQGERFIDVGTGPGLPGIPLAIVRPQAHFTLLDSLGKRIRFLRQVQHELGLTNITPVQSRVEEFPAEPPFDGVISRAFASLEDMLTWCHHLPGPSGCFYALKGVRPDDEIAALPAGFTVEKIESLRVPELDGERHLVVIKRQ; translated from the coding sequence GTGATTAACAAACTCTCCCAGCTGCTTGCTGCAGCAAACATTTCCCTTACCGATCAACAAAAACAGCAGCTGGTTGGCTATGTTGAATTGCTGCATAAGTGGAACAAAGCCTACAACCTGACATCGGTGCGCGACCCGCAGCAGATGCTGGTGCGCCATATTCTCGACAGCGTGGTGGTCGAACCGCATTTGCAGGGTGAGCGCTTTATTGATGTGGGAACGGGGCCAGGATTACCGGGCATTCCTTTGGCCATTGTGCGTCCGCAAGCGCATTTCACCTTACTGGATAGCTTAGGCAAGCGAATCCGTTTCCTGCGTCAGGTGCAGCATGAGTTAGGGCTTACTAACATCACCCCTGTACAGAGCCGTGTGGAGGAGTTCCCCGCTGAGCCACCGTTTGATGGCGTGATCAGCAGGGCGTTTGCTTCGCTGGAAGATATGTTGACCTGGTGTCACCATCTGCCAGGCCCTTCAGGTTGTTTCTACGCGCTGAAGGGTGTGCGTCCTGATGATGAAATAGCGGCCTTACCTGCGGGCTTTACGGTCGAGAAAATCGAGTCGCTGCGCGTACCTGAACTGGATGGTGAACGCCATCTGGTGGTGATTAAACGCCAATAG